Genomic window (Acidobacteriota bacterium):
CCGCCGCGCGCCACGACCGGCGGCATCGCTTTCTTTCATCACGATGACGAGGCCCGAACCGTGAGCGTCGCCGGCGACTTCAACAACTGGGACCGGTTTCGTGATCAGTTCAAGAAATGCAGCGATGGCGTCTGGCGCATCGAGATTCCGGCGCTCGAAAGCGGAGAATACCTGTACAAGCTCGTCATCGACGGCGAGGTTTGGAAGGAGGATCCAAACAATATGATGAAGCGCGAAGACGGATTCGGCGGCTTCAATTCCTTGCTCCGTCTGCTTTGAAGCGAATGGAATAAAGTCCGGAACCGGGACGATTCAACTGAGCGGAATGATCGACGCACTTCGAAACAACTGGCGTGCATATGTCGCGGAAGCGACCGGACTCGGTGTGTTTATGATCTCGGCCTGCGTCTTCTCGGTGCTTCTTTTCGGTCCGACGGCGCTCCCGATGCCGAATATGCAGACGGGCCTTTTCGTAATGGGTGGCGCGATGGGCGCGACGGCGATCGCGATCTTGAAGTCGCCATTCGGAAAACTCTCAGGCGCGCATATCAATCCGGCCGTCACGCTTACATTTTGGCGGCTTGGCAAGATCCGGGGAGTTGACGCGGCTTTCTATATGCTTTTTCAGTTCATCGGGGCGTTTGCCGGGGTTGCCGGATCGCACCTCGCGCTCGGCGACGGACTCGCCGCGGTGAGTTTCGCGGCGACGGTTCCGGATGGGTCCGGCCCGCTTGTTTCGTTTGCCGCGGAATGCGCGATCTCGTTCGGAATGATGATGACCGTTCTCGCCGTCTCGAATCATTCGCGGCTGGCGGCTTTTACACCGTTCGCTGCCGGCGCGCTCGTCGCGATTTTCATCGCGTTCGAATCGCCGGTATCGGGAATGAGTATGAATCCGGCACGGACTTTCGGATCCGCGATTGTCGGCGGGATCTGGACGAACTGGTGGGTCTATTTCGCAGCGCCGCCACTCGGGATGCTCGCCGCCGGCGAGTTGTTCGTCAGGCTTCGCGGCGCAGGCGCGGTCGTTTGCGCAAAACTGGATCACGACAGCAGTTACCGCTGTATTTTCGACTGCAACGCCAGATAGACATCCGGCAGTGCGCTACAGCGATTCACGTTCAACTATCTTTAGCGGCTTACTAAACATATGAGACTAAAAGACAAAACAGCAATTATCACCGGCAGCAGCCAAGGCATCGGCCGCGGCATCGCCGAAAGGTTCGCGCGCGAGGGCGCGAATGTCGTCATCAACTACATCGGAAACATTGATATGGCCAACGAGGTCAAATCGAACGTTGAATCGCTCGGTGGCCGGGCGATCGCGGTCAAAGGGGATGTTTCAAAGATCCCGGACATTGAGAATCTTTTCGCCGCCGCCATCGCCGAGTTCGGCAAGGTCGATATTCTCGTCAACAACGCCGGCGTCGAGCGCCACGCTCCGTTCGTCGAAGTCTCCGAAATGGACTACGACTTTGTGATGGACGTCAACGTCAAGGGCACTTTTTTCGCCGCACAGGCGATGGCGAAACACCTCATCGGAACGAAGCGGCGCGGAAAGATCATAAACATCAGTTCGGTCCATGAAGATCTGCCGTTCCCGAATTTCACTGCATATTGCGTCAGCAAGGGCGGCATTCGGATGCTGACGAGAAATCTGGCCGTCGAACTCGGTCAGTTCGGCATTAACGTCAACAACATCGCGCCCGGCGCGATAGAAACGCCGATCAACCGGAATCTGCTGAACGATCCGATGAAACTCCAGTATCTGCTTGGCCAGATTCCCTTGAACCGGCTCGGCAATACCGACGACGTTGCCGGTGTCGGTGTTTTTCTGGCCTCGAACGAGGCCGATTACGTCACCGGATCGACGTTTTTCGTCGACGGCGGATTGACCTGGTTTTACGAGGAACAATAGAGAGCCGGCAGCAAACCGTGAGCAGATCTGCTCACCGCTTGCTGCTGACGGCTCACTCTGACAGTTATGAAATACGACATCATTATCATCGGCACCGGCGCGGGCGGCGGGACGCTTCTTCGCAAACTCGCGCCATCGGGCAAACGAATTCTGGTTCTCGAACGCGGCGACTTCGTCAAACGCGGACTCGAAAACTGGAACTCGCGCAAGGTCAACGTCGAAGGACACTACAACACAAAGGAAACCTGGTACGACCGCGACGGCAAACCGCTCCACCCGCATACGAACTACAATGTCGGCGGAAACACGAAGTTTTACGGCGCGGCGCTTTTTCGGATGCGTGCCGAGGATTTCGGCGAACTGAAGCATTATGACGGCGTTTCACCTGCGTGGCCGATTTCTTACGCAGAACTCGAACCGTACTATTCGGAAGCCGAAGCGATGTATCACGTCCACGGGACGCGCGGCGAAGACCCGACGGAACCGTGGGCAAGCCGCGGTTTTCCGCATCCGGCGGTTTCGCACGAACCGCGCATCGAACATCTCGCCGAAGACCTCTCGGCGCTCGGATGCAAGCCGTTTCACGTTCCGCTCGGCATCAAACTGAAAGAAAACGACCCGCGGAGCGAATGCATACGTTGCGCGACGTGCGACGGATTCCCGTGTCTGGTAAACGCCAAAGCAGACGCGCATATTTGCGGCGTCGAACCCGTGCTCGATTATCCGAACGTCACCCTGCTGACGAATGCTTTCGTCAAAAAGCTCGAAACGAATCCGACCGGCAAGATTGTTTCGGCGGTCGTCGTCGAGGTCGGCGGCGCAATCGAGCGGTTTTCCGCCGAGACGGTCATCGTTTCGGCCGGCGCGATCAACTCGGCCGCGCTGCTGCTTCGCTCGGCGAATGAACTGCATCCGAACGGCCTCGCGAATTCGAGCGACCAGGTCGGCCGCAATTATATGGGGCATGTGAATTCGGTTATGCTTGCCGTCTCGAAGTGCCCGAACCCGACGATCTTTCAGAAAACACTCGCGGTTAACGACTATTATTTCGGGAGCGAAGACTTTCCTTTTCC
Coding sequences:
- a CDS encoding GMC family oxidoreductase yields the protein MKYDIIIIGTGAGGGTLLRKLAPSGKRILVLERGDFVKRGLENWNSRKVNVEGHYNTKETWYDRDGKPLHPHTNYNVGGNTKFYGAALFRMRAEDFGELKHYDGVSPAWPISYAELEPYYSEAEAMYHVHGTRGEDPTEPWASRGFPHPAVSHEPRIEHLAEDLSALGCKPFHVPLGIKLKENDPRSECIRCATCDGFPCLVNAKADAHICGVEPVLDYPNVTLLTNAFVKKLETNPTGKIVSAVVVEVGGAIERFSAETVIVSAGAINSAALLLRSANELHPNGLANSSDQVGRNYMGHVNSVMLAVSKCPNPTIFQKTLAVNDYYFGSEDFPFPMGHISFVGKLDGVTLSAGAPAIAPGFTLDLMAKHSLDFWLTTEDLPRPENRVTLNSNGEIVLSYTPNNVEAHKRLQSKLKELMNRQRKCDIHGHECHQGVFARNLYLAEQIPLAGVAHQNGTLRFGDDPTTSVLDRNCRTHDVENLYVVDGSFFPSSSAVNPALTIIANALRVGERILDLGS
- a CDS encoding glucose 1-dehydrogenase; the encoded protein is MRLKDKTAIITGSSQGIGRGIAERFAREGANVVINYIGNIDMANEVKSNVESLGGRAIAVKGDVSKIPDIENLFAAAIAEFGKVDILVNNAGVERHAPFVEVSEMDYDFVMDVNVKGTFFAAQAMAKHLIGTKRRGKIINISSVHEDLPFPNFTAYCVSKGGIRMLTRNLAVELGQFGINVNNIAPGAIETPINRNLLNDPMKLQYLLGQIPLNRLGNTDDVAGVGVFLASNEADYVTGSTFFVDGGLTWFYEEQ
- a CDS encoding aquaporin; this encodes MDALRNNWRAYVAEATGLGVFMISACVFSVLLFGPTALPMPNMQTGLFVMGGAMGATAIAILKSPFGKLSGAHINPAVTLTFWRLGKIRGVDAAFYMLFQFIGAFAGVAGSHLALGDGLAAVSFAATVPDGSGPLVSFAAECAISFGMMMTVLAVSNHSRLAAFTPFAAGALVAIFIAFESPVSGMSMNPARTFGSAIVGGIWTNWWVYFAAPPLGMLAAGELFVRLRGAGAVVCAKLDHDSSYRCIFDCNAR